The Danio rerio strain Tuebingen ecotype United States chromosome 20, GRCz12tu, whole genome shotgun sequence genome contains the following window.
GGACAATAGAGTCACTTTACCATTCACACAAGGTGTTTATAAATGTATCAGTAGCACTTTAGAacaatggtccattagttaatgtatttactaacattaatttAGTATGGGTAATcttgtaaaacatttattaatcatagtttaacattaatgcattaaaatccaaagttgtgcttgctaATGTTAATTCCCAATGCATTAACTActgttatttaacttaaaaaacattaactaacattaacaaagttgaataaatacagtaataaatatattaccaattgtttgttcatgtttgtgaAAACATTCAGTAATGCAGAGGTTCCCTAacttttcagccttcaaaataacaataccagtgactTTCGACGTCCAATATCCTCCAAGGtggttataaataatataaaccttgcacacaacgGTGCACACAtgccaataggcccaagtctaatCATCATTTAACTTTGGAGAACACCACTGggagatcatcctccatgttctGTGTggcctatatttatttttaatgtactaaAGTGCCGTAAAtgtgtcaaagtttaacctaaTGCCATAAAATCAACGTGCTGTgtctttattataatgtaatcaCCCTAGAggtcgaattttttttttttatgtaactattgactactattttgttcttcattaggttatggataaaatatagaaattctaatattttaataaagtgaATTGGCATGTTTGGAGATCACCAAGTGACCCCCCTCTCATTGTCCTTCGAttcccactttgggaaccacagAACTAAATGACTACCAAATTAAAGTTCTACCAATGTATTTCCTGTCCACGTTCAAATACTTTTTACCCTTTCAAGGAAATGTAGGCGGCCATATTTGTGACATATTGTTCGCCCAAGAAACCTAAAATTTTGAAAAACTGCTTGCTGAACTTATTAAAATCAGCAGCACAATCTAAACTGACCAATTGCTGTTGTTGCTTAAGCCCCGATTACATTGAAAACACATTATTTCCAGATCGCTCTAGCTACTGTGCAGCGATTTGCAAGACACTAAACTCCATTGTGGCTGTTTCAATGATAACCAGAGAATATAGGTATAAACACTGGTAAAACAGACAAAGAGTGagataaataaactgaaaaatgtttctgttaagttcaaaacaaaactttttcttTTGGGGACATCATTTGAAGTTGGAAAATTATATAAATTGCAGAATATTACAACATAATCAAAGTGACAATAATATTCCATCATGACACGAGTATTGTGATAATGTCTTATGGTGgagacttctttttttttttttcacctttatttttataggacagtagagaatccagacaggaaagcactgggagcagagagagggaaaagatcggcaaaggacctcgagacgggAATCAAACCAGGGTCGCCACGAGCACACTGGTCCTATATGTCAGCGcgcagtaccactaggctactggcGCTGACTTGGTGGAGAATTCTAATGGATATAGACAAATTATGTTTTTGACTCCGAGTTATAATCAGTcggaatcatttaaaataaatctgcCTCCACTGAACTAAATCTGTAGAACtagatattttagatatttagatatcTAGAGGCaattatacatatacattaatactttttaatgaagtaataataaaaaaaatgtccaaaCCATTTAACCTACAAATGGTCAAAAAATAAATCAGCAGTGACTATAGTGATTTGAGATTTTCTTCATCACTCATTGTGGAACATCAGCATATTTAAACATCACAAGTCTTGTTAAATTTTGGGTTTCACttaatattaagtggccttaactaccgTGTACTcgcttttaaattaataatttggtaCAAACCACTtattatacacatacatacatgttttacattgtacttgtatatacatttttaattatctgCTTGTAATTACAactgtaatttatttctgtaatCACATATACACAGTTGACCAAAACCTTAaatcttaacccacccttaaacatGCCAACAAACCTGTCCCTGACCTTAATAGCACTATAAGTGCTGTGCAATACAATCTAAACACTTTAGTTTACATAGTTTTAATGCATCTAGTAGATATGGCCATTTAGTATATGGTGGGACTGAATTTTGAAGGCTTTAAGCCATGCATTTCCATTACATTTATAGctttcaaaagagaaaaaaatcatttattgtttcTTTTCCATGGTGTTTTTTCCTGGTAAGGTAGCATGGAATTTTCCAGAAGGAATTTTAGCGAAGTATCACAGGTCTGGATGCAGTTATAGAGAGTTATATAACATTAGTCATGGAGATGTTGAAATGATCAGCTGAGGTATGTGATCAGTCATGGATGTTACAACAAAACTAATGAGAGGTCAACTAGATGCCTCCTGATCTGTGATTGAATGCAGACCGCATGGACTTTATATCTCTTTGTTCATCAGCAGTGTCTCCTTGTCTCCATGTCCTGAACAGGTTTATCTTTGGGTAAATTATTTTCTAGGAAAGCCAGCATCACACGGTGTGACCACATTGTGCCCTTCAGAGTGTTCAGTTGTCCTTGACGGCTGGCAGACCACTGTAAACATAACAATAAGAATTGATTGAGTCTCAGACTGTTATTTCAAACACCTGGTTTCAATTCAGACAGAACATTAGATTAAACCCACAATGCCCAGTTGTGCCCAGCCTGATATACTCATCTTCTTAATTTGCAGAGGAACCTACTGGAGGAAGACTCTGATGAAGAGGAGGACTTTTTCCTGTAAGTCTGCAGTTGTGCATAATCACTCTTGAATTGGAATAATAACAGATCTTCTGCATTAATTATTGTTTGCGTCCAGCTTTTGATTTGTCtagcttttttttaatgtttttttttaaaggagaggaCCGACAGGACCAAGATTTGGAGGTCAAAATGATAAAATCAGACAGTACGTAcacaatttttcttttaaattttttctgttgtttatgGTTTGTATGTGAGCAGCACTAGTTCTGTGTTCCCTTTGTGGATTGACAGTACAATACTTCTCATTTCAGTCAGTTGTCGTCCATTTGGTCTGTTCTAGCATAGGCTTTTGGTCCAGAcactatatctatatctatagcTTATTtaacaatgcagattgtgtcaaagcagcctaacatagatgaagaaaagaaagtaaaagcaataatattttaaattgtggaATTTTCCAGGAATTCAGGCAGGTAGGCCAGAGAGTAAAGTcgaatgctggtgtagttctagtaaattgaaactgtttcACTTCCGTTTTAGTataaattcagtttagttcattgaTATAGGGTGTTTACACCACACTTGTAATTAGATGCACAAATATTTTTAGTTTACTTCATTCTTGCGTTAAAATCAGTTCACAATAGACAAAGATTGATGTCATGGGAGGGCATCTGTCTGCCTTGTGACTTCAGCTTTGTTGCTaatggctaacatgaattttatGAAGAGAGTAGCTGTGCTTCTCCAGAAGCTGTGCCAGGATCACAGAAGCCTTCAGTGGTATTTCCGACTGAGCTAGttccagtttgatgagctgttgtcctgTTTTCACTGGAGGATTTTTCCCTTGGGACACCATCAAAAGAAACTATGTTGTAGTCATGGCCCTAGTAGAGCAAGTTCCTGGTTAACGCTGCACCAATGTCCACcaaagttcagatttttcaacTGAAGTGTCATTTGCTCCATTCACATTATTTGCTTGATTCACTTCATTCGTGCAAGTAGCGTCGCTGGATGTCTAATCACTTCTTTGCATTgacctaacatgtaaatcacttgcgctagACCCTACATCCACATCTGGTGTGAGCCTGCATCAATGCAAATATCATTGCTGAAGGCCGATCCACTGAAGAGCAGTCCACCAATGTGCGGCTTCACTAGTGCAGCCAAGCAAGCAAGAGGCGAAAGTGGCAAGGAACCAAAATTTCACCAATTGAAGGAAGTGAAGAACAAGCCTTGAGAGAAATCAGGCTAGACCATTCTTAATCTTGCTAAATGTCTTGTACAGAGGTGCAGTATGGATGCCACAGGCTTGAGAATAAAGGATGCCCGTTGGGGAAAAGGTGCAGGTCCAGGTTGGTCACTAGGCAGTTGTTCAAACTAGCAGACAGGATCAATGCGTTGACCGatttgtcactggggtctttGCAGAAACCGACTCAATGACCACAACAGCCATCTGCTCAGGATATGGGTTGTATTAATCATTTTGTAGACCTAGTGATAAGAAAAAACAGACTAACACAAGCATAAACATGTTGGCCTGGTGTGTCCCAGGCTTTCATTGATTCCTGGTAATTTGGCATGCCTTTGACAATGCATTGTTTTTATGtgaacagttttgttttttaatgtaaacaaaatcagaaaaaaatatttaaaatatccaTGTGGACATGGCCTAAGATTGTAGTCTGAGGATGCAGTCTGTGTTGAGGCTGAGACTAAAAGAGAGAGTCAAAGTTGGGACCAGAAGATGGTCAAGTTTGAGTCCAGGCAGAAACCTAGAGAGGGTTGAGTTCAAGTCAAGACTTGATGTTTTAAGTTTGGTAGTTATTTTCAGAACTGAAAAACTAGAAATGTTCAAGTAGTAGGATGAGCTGAGCTTAAAAATGTGGAGGCAGATATCTAGAGATTTACACTGGCAGGGTGTTATGGAAATCGCAGTTCTTGATTCAACCAGCACTGCCCATGTCGTTGTGCTTGTAGTTTATGTAACCCTTTATAATGACATCTGTGAAAAcacccacccacaaacacacCTCCCGTCTGCAAAGAAGGGAAGCACTGTAACCATCTGGGTTTCTATGAAACAACATAATATTTGCAGGCAAAAGTAAACAGCTACTCCCAATATTCAAAAGTTCTTCTGGTCCTGACGTGGATGTAGTAGCCAGACTGTGAGCTTTTCTTTGTTATGAAGTTTGGTACATACTAATGTGTTGCAGTAATTCTCCCAGTGGAGACCTAGCAGAGCTTCGCCCAGTGTGTGCAGCCACACGACACCAGCTTTACGTAACCATGTGCTGCACTGTAGAGTGACCCATAAAACAATGGAATTTAATAGGGAAACCTTGGAAGGTGAAATTttcctaatgttttttttttttcttgcctttGTGTACTTCTCTGATTTTTGCACTTACTTCATTTGTCTGTTGGTTATTGATGTGGAAGCAGGGCTGCACGTGGAAGGTACAATTCCAGGTGCAAGAGATGTGCAAGGTCCTGTGCCATTGGCACTGATGATGGTTTGTACTAGGCGGGCATCCAGGCACAGAAGCAAGGGGCAAAACATCCTGTTCTCAGTTCATTTACAGGTTAATCTCCCTTTTCAAAAGCCATGCCAAGCTCTTGTGCCAGGTGTATGAGAGCAGCTAAATACCTCACATGCTATTTAGTGCGTATTTGCTTGTCATGCCTATGAGATCAAATATTTCAAACTATTTGGATGTGTCTAGACTATGTCTAGCAAAACATTCTCACCACCTCTCGACATTGCAGGGTCAACAGATCATAGTCATAATGATGAATCCCGAATGGTTTATAGAAGAAGAAAAGgttcactttttcaaaataaTAGAATCACAGGCCTAAACATGTGCACAGAAGCTGTTAAAATGTCCTGCTGAATCGAAAGGAAGTACCATACCATTCCCCTCATGTTGTCCTCTCTGTCTTGTTGGTCTTCAGGGTGCAGTCTCAGGTCGATGAGGTCATTGACGTCATGCAGGAAAACATCTCCAAAGTGATCGAACGAGGAGAACGTCTAGATGAGCTGCAGGATAAATCTGGTAAGATGGATGTGAACGAATCATTGTGAATCCTTTGCCACTTGCTAATTTCTTTAATTCCAAGAGAATCAAGACATGATTCTTGGACCATCACAGAAGTTTTGTAGTTTCTTCTTCAGACTGGGAATCTGTAGTATTGTGAACATGGGAACAATTTCATTTAAGttcaattagggctgggcgatatggcaaaaatgtaatCTCGATAATTACTGTCCATATcgaacaattaaaatatatattctgatatcagttgttaatgcttccacaTTTAAAGAGTACcctaacaatgactgaagcctcaaaaattagagggtccattaaatggcataatgGACTAAGTTCAATTTAGCTATAATGAATCAAGGACAGATTTGCAGATCTATGTTATTAATTTCTGTGCCTGTAGTTGCAAATGAATAGATGGGAAAGCCATGTGTAAACAAACTATTATTTCCAATCGGTCAAATTCGACAGCTCATTAAACTTGACCAAACTTGATCCAGAGGACTGTGGGAAACTGTTCTGAAGCCCAGTGTGATGTCAGAATCAGACCTTCTGTTAGTTTTGTATTTCACCGTACCTGAACCTCTTGTGAGTTATGTCCCATTTCTGTTATTTCGTTTGGGGAACCGCCTGGGGACACATGGCCAGGATAGTGGGTAAAATGTCTTGTGGTCCACACTGTGGTGTGGTATTTTTCTCATTTCAGGCCAAGATGTGAAAAATAAACCAAAAGATGTTTGTGCATGGGTTTGTCTACGCTGATCTGAAATGAGTGGCTAGTCCCAAAAAAACATGAAGAGTTCAGAAGCAAAAGCCTCTAAGTTACATCTGTTCTtctgaaatgagcatttttctcaggctcctgtgtgtaggtttaaTAGTTTCACCAATGATGCCAATTAACAGGTTCTTATATTGTCTTTAAAAGTAAAAGGGGGTCAACAATACTAAATGGATTTGAGGATGAACTTTGGCTAAAGGCCGAAAtatcattttagatgttttataatgtggtcTGATATATCTATTATTGTGATATGATATGTCACTCACATTGTGCCCATgttttgttatcacatgatctgaTGAAATTAAATCAGATGACTTTTTGATGCACATAGTGGATTTTATTGGGCTTTCTTGACCACAGACATAtccccctgcagcccaagaccagcaATTCACTGACGCTAAGCAGGACTGAGATTgggcagtacctggatgggagatcacatgggaaaactaggttgctgttagcagtggtgttagtaaggccagcaggggtgctcaatttGTGGTCTGTTTGAGTcccaatgccccagtatagtgaagggtacaccatactgtcagtgggcaccgTCTTTCAGATTAgttgttaaaccgaggtcctgtctctctgtggtcattaaaaatctcatgggacttctcgtaaagagtagatGTGATACCCCGTTACCCTGGCTAAATTTATCATGGCTTCCCAATCACAACcctccaccaaattggctctatcgtTGTCTCTCCGCTCCATCTATAcctagtgtgtggtgagcacactggcaccattgtcctgtggccGCCATTGCATCATCCAAACAGATCCTGCACACTCGTGGTGTGGAGagattcaattaaattcagtttcaattcatctttatttgtatagtgtttttacaatatagattgtgtcaaagcaacttcacATAGAAGAATATAGTGAACTGAAACCATGTGAGTTCAGTTTTcaatgtttaagttcagttcagtgtggtgtaatattcactgctgagagtccgaTCGTtgtagagcaaatccatcgatgcacagctctacaagtcctgAACCATACAAGTCATTGGCGAAAGCGGCAAGGAAAAATcctcaccaattggcgaaagtgaaggataaaaaaccttgagaaaaaaCTAGGCTCAGAACCATTTCTCCTAttgccaaacgtcttgtgcagagctgcagtctagatgctggaggctggagaacactggacgtcagtgaagactcatctgtccctggagttccacaggaatcagtctcatgctctccactcctccatgaccaccaccacagcagctgctcaggatacggcctggtccaggattatggaaagcTTGGGATCATATCTTCACAGGTCATTAATtgcatcagtggcgctgcataatctctgggggcctcgggatgagtatccccaggtggaaactgtgaataaagagaataattagcatagctgctgttcatagtgtttataaacgagagcacattcatgcatcatagcCCTATGTGAtgctttgagtttattttttacaaaaaagatAGGTCTTAAATCTAGTTTTGatctgcgagagtgtgtctgagcctcggacattatcagaaaggctattgcagagtttaggagccataaaagagaaggctcgacctcctttactcgactttgctattctaggtactaccagaagccctgattttttttttaattataaagagGGGTTGGATTTTAGTGAGACAGAAGCTTGATTAGATAAagaggagctagattatttaaagctttataggtaatagacaatattttataatcaatacagaACTTAACAGGTTTCCATTATAGTGTATGCACCTTCTTAGCGGATAAAATTTGTGGTGTACTGAATTGTGCGTATACATTTTCAATCCCATTTGCAACATTTCTTGGAAATATCTAGAGAGTTTACTATAATCGTAATGGCCTTCACAGACATCAGATCttaatccagtagagcacctttgatATCGTACTGTAGGTACTAGAGAAACGTGCATGATAAAGTTGCTGGTTAGTGTACAAAAATCAAAACAGGCTGTACTGTGCTCAGACACATGCTTCAGTGTCTTGTATCCATTGTTTATGCTTTAGAAACGCCTCTGCATTGTTTGCAAATGTGCGAACAAGTAGCTTTATAATGCAGCATCTGGAAGACATTGTCACTCTCTAAAGGGTGAATGTTTTCCATCTGCTGTCTGCAATACTGTCTTTGTGCCGAGCTCTGAAGgtgaatctaaaaaaaaaatgttacatccTTTTCATGCATAAATGGAAAGAAACCATCTGGTAAGGGCACCTGTTTTCTGCGCGTCTTTCTGGCTGTATAAGAATTGATCCtctgctgtgtttttaaatgGCAGCTGGTATGAGCTCAGCTTCActgattcttcttcttcttgcacTAATGAGGCTGAACATGTTTCAGTTGATCCCACATGTTGAGCTGTAACATCTCAATACTGCATTCGGAAAGTCAACAAGCATCTCCAGGAGACAATGTTTATCCATATAAAATGATTTTAAGGGTCTACATAATGGCACCTGTATGTCCCAAGTCCACCTTGGTACTGATCCTGTCATGTCACGTGACTTTCAGAAAGCCTATCGGACAATGCATCAGCGTTCAGCAGCAGAGCCAAGCAGCTTCACAGAAGGATGTGGTGGAGAGACACGAAGGTGACCCTAATATACATATAACAGTTCTGAGAGTGTGTTCACACATGTAGTCCTGTTCTCTTGGTATGTTTTGTCGGGCCCAAAAGAGAAATTGGTTCATTTAGTCTGATAGTTAGTATCATAATTAGTATGATAATTATGCTAGAAATGTTATCACCATGTTACTGCATGCTGCTAGCTGCTTATCTCATGGTAGCAACAAGTTAATTAATGTCAGAAACACACCAAAACCATGATAATTCTTGCAACATGCTAtgtcatgttagaaacatgtcaGCAACATCCAATTTTGTTaccaacttgctaattcatgttagaaataCAATAACAACATGGACATTTATGTTAAAAATAGGTTagcaaaatgttattttatgttagaAGCTTGTTATCtccatgctaattcatgctaccaACTTGTGAGTTTACACAAGACATAAAGTAGGAACATggaaattcatgctagaaacaggTTAGCAACATATTAATCCATGATAAAGAATCACCATTCTAATTAGTTTACCTACATGTTACTTCATGCTGGAAAtaataacaacatgctaattcatgctagcaacttACTAATTAATGCTAATAGCAAGCTGGTAACAGAATACAATGCTGCTGCCATGTTTCTACCCAGAATTGGCACACTGCTAGCATGAATCATTGTATTAGTGATTCTAACACAACAGTAACATGTTatttcatgctagcaacatgctaattcaagttAAAAACATGACTGCAACATCATATTTTGTAACCAACATTCTAGAAATGTTATCACCATGTTAAATCATGCTGGTAGCTTCTTAATCGATTTTAGCAATGTGTTAATTATTTTAGAAACACTAAAATCATGATAATTtttgctagcaacatgctatttcatgtaaGAAACATGTCAGCAACATTCCATTTTCTTAGCAACTTGGTTATTCATGCTAGAAGTAGGTTAGCAACATTTTCATTGAGTCCATGTTAGCATGTTATCCCTATGCTAATTAATGCTACCAACTTGTTATTTTACACAAAATATCAACATGgcaaatcatgctagaatcaggtTAGCAACATATTAATCCATAATAAAAATTAACCATTCTAATTAGTTTACCAActtggtaattcatgctagaaataaTAACAACCTGGTAATTCATGCTAGCTACATACTAATTAATGCTTATTGCAAGTTGCTGTAATGTTTCTAACACTATTTTGCTCACTGCTAGTTTGAATTGCTATATTAGTGATTCTAACACACCAGTAAAAATGTTGtttcatgctagtgacatgctaatacATGTTAGAAACATGGCTGCAATGTCTTATTTTGTTACCAACATGCTGGAAATGTTATCACCATCTTAATTCATGCCGCTAGCTGCTTAAcccatgctagcaacatgttagtTAATGTCAGAAACAAAATGTTAACATGGTGTGTTATGTTAGAAACATGTCAGCAACATGCAATTTTGTTaccaacttgctaattcatgttagaaataTGGTAGCAACATGGCAACTTATGCCACTAACATGGTTATTCATGCCAGAACATGTCAATCCATGCTAGAAGTATGTTATCCCCATGTTACTTCATGCTACCAACTTGTGAATTTACTCAAGATATAATGTAGCAACATGGCAATTCTTGTAGAAAAAGGTTAGCAACATATTAATCCATGATAAAGAATCACCATTCTACTTAGTTTATCAACTTGTTACTTCATGCTAGAATTCATAACAATAATACAATGATACAATAATACAATGTTGCTGCCATCCTTCTAACAAGAATTAGCTCACTGCTAGCATGACATTATTGATGCTAACACACCAGTAACATGTTATttaatgttagcaacatgctaattcatgttaaaaacatggctgcaacattatatttttttaaccagcatgctataaatgttattaaaatgttaattcctgctagcaacatgttaattaatgtcagaaacacaactaaaccaagaTTATCCTTGCTGGCAACATGCTGTGTCATGTTAGAAATCCAGTATCAACATGGCAATTCATGCCAGCAACATGGTAATTAATTATGTTAGAAATAAATATGCAACACGTTAATTAGTGCTAGAAGCATGTTATCTCCCTGCTAATTATGCTACTATCTTGTGACTTTACACAAACTTTGTTTATCAACATGCTAGAAATGTTATCACCATGTTAAATTATGCTGCTAGCTGcttaattcatgctagcaacatgttaattgaTGTCAGAAACCCACTTAAACCGTGATAATTCTTGTTAGCAACATGGTATGTCATCTTACAAACATGTCAGAAACATGCAAatttgctaattcatgttagaaacagGTTAGCAACATTTTAATTTGTGCTAAATAATCACCATTCTTATTCGGTCTACCAACTAAGTCGTGCTAGAAGTAATAACATTCTAACAACATATTAATGCATATAGCAAGCTGGTAACAGAATACAATGTTGTCTGTCCGTCTGTATATCTGTCTCCGTttgtctatctgtttgtctgtcttagactgtcattattgtttattatttttgaacAAACCTCATTTTATGATCCTAATTTCCCCGCTGTTTTGTCTTCCTTAGATGAAGATGATTGTAGCGTTGGTAGTGGTCATCCTTCTCCTTATCATAATTGGTAAGTCTCCTCCATAAACATTTCTACTACATACTTCACCATATtacctttaaatgtattttacttaAGCTTTCCCTCTCTTTCTGCAGTTCCTGTGATCTTGCGGTATCGCTAGTGTCTGGCCGGGAGGTTAGAGGCATAACAGGACTCTTCCTCCCTCCTCTCCCTCATCTTTTTGCTGTCATTCCTTCGTACCAGAGGGGGGCGCTGCACAGGGTTGGGCTGCCCACTGTATTTGCCTATTTGGCAGGGTCTGGAAACGTTACAAACAGGGGCAGGGTTTAATTAGTGTGTGTGCGACTACCCAACATATCAAGCTCTCGCAACAAGGCACAACACTGGTGCAGACCAATCTCTAGTATGCGCACAATGGGTATTTTTGTTGTACATGCATTCAGTAAAGACAAATTAAGGGTTTATGTTACATGGAGAATAACAAACGTTCGCCCTGCGCTCTTCTGGTATTTCGATGTCCTATTTTTTAGCTAGTTAGAAGATCAATTCCTTCTGCTTACGACATGACGCGCGTGCACATTTAAAAGGGTAGGTCTGTGAAATACTGTCTTCTCAGGTGGGAGGGGCCAAATCAGATTCCTTATGATGTCACCGTGGCTGTGATGTCATCATCTTAACAAAAGTCACTCTGAAAGGTAATGTTACTTAATATTTGCTGCTATTACTTgctgtacatttttgtttttccatAGTTGACGAATATTGAGCGTGGTTATTAGTGACGAGTTTGTATTAATTTAATATCAAGGCATTATTTGCAGTTTTTTCCCCTccagattttaattatttatgtacaaACTGTAATTTTCTTTTCTGCCGTCATTTTAACGGCTTGTGATTGGTCAGTAATGTAATAGTCGtgcgtgatgatgatgatgaggatgatgattgAGTGTCGCTGATGGTGAACTGAACACACCTGAAACTTTTATATGATTTTACTGGTTGTCTTTTTTTTGcgttatatttatttgtaaataaatatatattcccAGTGTAAGTCAGCCTTGGCTTTCCTTTGGGAGACTGTGAAATAATCCTGCATTTGAAATAAAGTGATTTTAAAGGGCATCTGATTGGATTCATTGAAGGGAAACAAGAGAAAAGAACATTTCCCACATGATCTTCCATAAAGGGTTAGATACAGGtatcaaatccagttcctggaaagctgcagctctgcacagtttacagGGTTTCCTCAGGAtcttaaaaagtctcaaatttaTAAATCGAAATTTTAGGTCTTAAAACGTCTTAAATTCACTGTTCCAGGTCTTTAATATTTTAGTACAGGTCTTATTTTTCggtgtccatgtaacgctacatctaatgctcatttaaattattttttgttgttgttgcttagtttttgtggtgttgttgttttttattttgctagTCCAAATGTAATTTGCGGTAATAAACTACAAATGACACTAccatgcaatagccaatcagctttctgttactGAACTCAGTGCACGCATTGAATGTAGTATCATCGCAGAGTTTGTGGAGGTTGGCTTTGGGTGCGCCGGACATGATTTGGGCTGGAGGAGtgcacaaaatattttaagactCA
Protein-coding sequences here:
- the vamp4 gene encoding vesicle-associated membrane protein 4 isoform 1 (isoform 1 is encoded by transcript variant 1); translated protein: MPPKFKRHLNDDEVTGSIRSERRNLLEEDSDEEEDFFLRGPTGPRFGGQNDKIRQVQSQVDEVIDVMQENISKVIERGERLDELQDKSESLSDNASAFSSRAKQLHRRMWWRDTKMKMIVALVVVILLLIIIVPVILRYR
- the vamp4 gene encoding vesicle-associated membrane protein 4 isoform 2 (isoform 2 is encoded by transcript variant 3), with translation MPPKFKRHLNDDEVTGSIRSERRNLLEEDSDEEEDFFLVQSQVDEVIDVMQENISKVIERGERLDELQDKSESLSDNASAFSSRAKQLHRRMWWRDTKMKMIVALVVVILLLIIIVPVILRYR